From Herbaspirillum sp. WKF16:
TGCTCCGGCTCATCGGCATCGCCTTCGGCCTGCCCCGCCAGCGCGGCAACGCCGCCTTCTAGCGCCTGCAACTCCAGCAACGCGCCCTGGACCGTCGCCTCGCCGCCCACGGATTGCAGCGGCGGCAGTTCTTCCAGCGAGCTCAAGCCCAGGTCGTCCAGGAACTTGCGGGTGGTGGCGAACAGCGCCGGGCGGCCCGGCACGTCGCGATGGCCGATCGACTCGATCCAGCCGCGCTCTTCCAGCATCTTGATGGTCTGCGAGTTGACCGCGACGCCGCGGATCTCCTCGATGTCGCCGCGCGTGACCGGCTGGCGATAAGCGATGATGGCCAGGGTCTCCAGCGTGGCGCGCGTGTATTTGGGCGGCTTCTCCGGATTCAGGCGCTCCAGGTACACCTTCATGTCGCGACGGCTCTGGAAACGCCAGCCGGTCGACAGGCTGACCACTTCCACCCCCTTGTCGGCCCAGTCTTCGCGCAGCTCATCGAGCATCTGCCGGATGTTGTCGGCACTGATTTCGCTGGCTTGTTCGCTCTCGGGGTCGACGTACAGCTTCTTCAGATCATTGATCGATAAGGGCTCGTGCGTGCAAAGCAATGCGGTTTCGAGGACTTTCTTCGCCTCAGCAATATTCATGTACGGCTCTTGTGCGTCTTGTTGTTAAACAAAAGTTCGGCTTGTACTGAGTCCGGCATGGTTGCGCCCGTACACGGCGCCATGCGCCGGATGCGGCAAACCTGCTGCGCTTGCGTGATGCGGTTGGCGCTGCTTTCCGGTGCCCGGTTTTAGGAGATTGAATGTGCTGGAAATTGAGACCCGGTCAAATCGGCGTCGCGCGGATATCGCGCTTTCGCAAAGCCGTCATGTCGCAGGGTTGCGGACGGCCGATCTGCACCTTTATCAACTACCGGCCTTACGTCAACGAGCCGTTGTCTGCCGCAAGGGTTGCGGCGGTCGGGCGCAAGGCATCAAAAGTTCTGCGCGGAGTGTAGCACAAAGATTTCCGGGGTTGGGCGCTGTTGCAAGGCCAAGACAACTATTTCCGGCCATTGTCAGCGCCGCGTCAGTCCCCGGACAGGCGGCGCGCCTCCAACTCCAGCCGCGCGGTGAAGTCATCGGCGCTCATCGGCTTGCCAAAGTAATAACCCTGCACCTGATCGCAGCCATTTTCCCTCAGGAAAGCATGCTGCTCCTCATCCTCCACGCCCTCGGCGATGACCCGCAGGTTGAGGATGTGCGCCAGCGAGATCACCGCCTTGACGATGGCTGCGCTGTCGGCGTCGCGGGCGATGTCGCGCACGAAGGACTTGTCGATCTTGAGCGCGTCCACCGGGAAACGGCGCAGATAGGACAGGCTGGAGTAGCCGGTGCCGAAGTCGTCCACCGAGATCTGCAGCCCCAGTCGCTTCAGGGTATGCAGCGTGGCCACGGTTTTTTCGGCGTCCTTCATGACCACGTTCTCGGTGATCTCCAGCTCCAGCCAGGCGGCCGACAAGCCGCTCTGGGCCAGCACCCCGGCCACGAATTCGGGCAAGGCCTGGTTCATCTGGCGCGGCGACAGGTTCACCGCCACCGGGATCGGCGGCAGGCCTGCATCCTGCCAGGCCTTATTCTGGCGACAGGCGGTGCGCAGCACCCACTCGCCGATGGGCACGATCAGCCCGGCCTCTTCGGCAAAGGGGATGAAACGGTCGGGCGGGACCATGCCCTGCTCCGGCGAATCCCAGCGGATCAGCGCCTCGGCGCCGATGATGCGGCCGTCCTTCAGGCTCAGCTTGGGCTGGTAGTACAGCTTGAACTCCTGCTGGTCGAGCGCGCGGCGCAAGCTGATCAGCATTTCCAGGCGGTTGCTGACCTGGGTGTCCATCCAGGGCGCGAAGAACTGGAAGTTGTTGCGCCCCTGCTCCTTGGCCTTGTACATGGCCGAATCGGCGTTCTTGAGCAGGGTCTCGACGTCGCGGCCGTCGGCCGGATAGCGGCTCACGCCGATGCTTGACGTGATGTGGAATTCGCGGTCGCCGGCCTGCCACGGGCGCGACACCGCCGCCAGGATGCGCTGCATTACCTCGGCGATGCCGGCTTCGCCGGTCTGGTTCTGCAGCACCAGCACGAACTCGTCGCCGCCCTGGCGCGCCACCATGTCGGAGTCGCGCAGGCAGGATTGCAGGCGCTGCGCCACCGTCTTGAGGAGCTCGTCGCCGACCTGGTGGCCCAGGCTGTCGTTGATGAACTTGAACTGGTCGAGATCGACGAAGGCCACCGCGGTCAGCCCGCTTTTCTGGCGCGCGCCGGCGATGGCGCGCTGCAGGTGGTCGTGCAACATGTTGCGGTTGGGCAGCCCGGTCAGCGCGTCGTGCGTGGCCTGGTGGCGGATCTCGGCCTCGTAGAGCTTGCGCTCGGTGATGGCTTCCACCGTGCCCTCGTAGCAGACCAGGTTGCCGGCCTCATCGCAGACCGCGCGCGCGTTCTCCGAGATCCAGATGATGTCGCCGTCGCGGCGGTACACGCGCGACTCGAAATTGGACACCGAGCCGCGCTCCTCCATCAGCCGCATGAATTCGCTGCGCCGCTCCGGCTCGACGTAGAGCTGGTGGCGGATGTCGCGCAGGCCGACGATCAGGTCTTCCGGCGAGCGGTAGCCATAGATGCGCGCCAGCGCCGGGTTGACCGCGATGTAGGTGCCGTCCGGCGTGGTCTGGAACACCCCCTCGATGGCGTTCTCGAAGATGCTGCGATAGCGGCGTTCGGCCTCTTGCAGCGCCTGCGCGGCTTCCTTGCGTTCGGTGATGTCCTGCATGAAGCCTTCAATCGCCTCGACCTTGCCGGCGCCGCCGTAAATGCCCACGCCGCGCCCCCACACCCAGCGCACCACGCCGTCGGCGCGCACGATGCGGTACTCGACGTCGATGCGATGCCTGCCGCGCAGGCAATCTTCCACATGGATGCGCACCATCTCGCGGTCATCCTGGTGGATCAGGTCGACGAAGGACAGCCGCTGGTTCAGCAGCAGGTCCTCCGGCAGGTAGCCGGTCAGTTCCAGGCAGCCTTCGCTGACGAATTCCATGCTCCATTGCGCATCGTCGCGGCAGCGATAGACCACGCCGTCGAGATTGACCAGCAGGGTTTCGAGCAGGCGCGGCGAACGCGGAATGGACTGCATCGACGGCGACTGTCCGTCGGGAAAGACCGATAAAGCTGCTGTTTTCATATGAACTGCGTGCGCCTCGCCCCGCTGCGGATGTGAACAGTGATGTCGTTTGGCCACCCTCATCGGGGCGGCTTCGTATGCCGCAATACCTAAGCAATAAAGATGCCATTGCCGCCGCACAGGGCCGCGACGCCTCGTCCGGGCAAATCGCAGGTAAAGACCCCTCAATTCCACACAATCGCCAACTCTGCCGTGGCGTTAGAATCCTGAAAACTTTCGGCGCAGGTTTCCGATCCGGATCGTATCGCCATCACAACGACAACAGGGCAGACTATTTCACCATGTGGGCAAACCGTTATTTCGTGTTCTGGTCGGTCATCATCCTGTCCACCGCGCTGGTGCTGCTGGCTGCAGGCCAATTCATCGGCTGGGGCTGGTCGCTCATCCCGCTGGCGCTGTCGGCGATCGGCATCCGCGACCTCGCGCAGCGGCGCCACGCAGTGCTGCGCAACTACCCGCTGATCGGGCATTTCCGCTTCATGTTCGAGTCCATCCGTCCGGAAATCCGCCAATATTTCATCGAAGGCGAAATGGACGGCCGCCCGTTCTCGCGCAAGAAGCGCAGCATCGTCTACCAGCGCGCCAAGGCCGACGTCGACAGCCGCCCCTTCGGTACCGAGCTGGACATGCAGCAGGCGGGCCATGAATGGATAGGCCACTCGCTCTCGCCCACCAAGATCGCCAGCCACGACTTCCGCGTGACCGTCGGCGAAGGCCTTGCCCAACCGTATTCGATGTCGGTGTTCAACGTCTCGGCGATGAGCTTCGGCTCGCTCTCGGCCAATGCCATCCGCGCGCTGAACCACGGTGCGAAGAAAGGCAACTTCGCGCACGACACCGGCGAAGGCTCGGTCTCGGAATATCACCGCGAATTCGGCGGCGACCTGGTGTGGCAGGTGGCCTCGGGCTACTTCGGCTGCCGTAACGCCGATGGCAGCTTCA
This genomic window contains:
- the scpB gene encoding SMC-Scp complex subunit ScpB, translating into MNIAEAKKVLETALLCTHEPLSINDLKKLYVDPESEQASEISADNIRQMLDELREDWADKGVEVVSLSTGWRFQSRRDMKVYLERLNPEKPPKYTRATLETLAIIAYRQPVTRGDIEEIRGVAVNSQTIKMLEERGWIESIGHRDVPGRPALFATTRKFLDDLGLSSLEELPPLQSVGGEATVQGALLELQALEGGVAALAGQAEGDADEPEHDDGQLELGEVTAPGADDAHTAASEEDAMSSAEPEAAALGEEPVETAEAQVAAAQEDLAVHDATADGEKAAHAEDALEEAQEPFDEDVAVTGTDALETAAEAAGEHNDTTDQTAERDDKSEPGLHNQDSKNEAN
- a CDS encoding putative bifunctional diguanylate cyclase/phosphodiesterase; this translates as MKTAALSVFPDGQSPSMQSIPRSPRLLETLLVNLDGVVYRCRDDAQWSMEFVSEGCLELTGYLPEDLLLNQRLSFVDLIHQDDREMVRIHVEDCLRGRHRIDVEYRIVRADGVVRWVWGRGVGIYGGAGKVEAIEGFMQDITERKEAAQALQEAERRYRSIFENAIEGVFQTTPDGTYIAVNPALARIYGYRSPEDLIVGLRDIRHQLYVEPERRSEFMRLMEERGSVSNFESRVYRRDGDIIWISENARAVCDEAGNLVCYEGTVEAITERKLYEAEIRHQATHDALTGLPNRNMLHDHLQRAIAGARQKSGLTAVAFVDLDQFKFINDSLGHQVGDELLKTVAQRLQSCLRDSDMVARQGGDEFVLVLQNQTGEAGIAEVMQRILAAVSRPWQAGDREFHITSSIGVSRYPADGRDVETLLKNADSAMYKAKEQGRNNFQFFAPWMDTQVSNRLEMLISLRRALDQQEFKLYYQPKLSLKDGRIIGAEALIRWDSPEQGMVPPDRFIPFAEEAGLIVPIGEWVLRTACRQNKAWQDAGLPPIPVAVNLSPRQMNQALPEFVAGVLAQSGLSAAWLELEITENVVMKDAEKTVATLHTLKRLGLQISVDDFGTGYSSLSYLRRFPVDALKIDKSFVRDIARDADSAAIVKAVISLAHILNLRVIAEGVEDEEQHAFLRENGCDQVQGYYFGKPMSADDFTARLELEARRLSGD